ACCACATGCTGCACGATATCTTCCAGCAGCGCGCCGATAAGTTTCAGGTTTGCCGGGTTATCATCAACCGCCATAACCACCAGCGGCAGCTTGTCGTGGACCACCCGGGGGAGCGCCTCTGCCTCCGGCGAGGCCGTATTGCAGTGATCCAGCAGCAACGGCATCAGGCGGGTTGAGGTGAGCGGCTTGCTGATACAGGCTTTGGCTCCGGCGTTGATCAGATGCTCTGCTTCCACCTGGGCCTGGCAGGGCAGCCCGAGGATCAGGCAGTCTGACATGCTGGCGGCTTTAGCCAGGCGTTCATTCTGCATCGTGATCGGGGTGCGGAAGGTCACCGGAAAGCCAATCAGCAAAATATCGTAATGCTCCGGCTCAAGGGCGGTGAACGTGGGGCTGTAGATAACCTGCAGCGGCGTGGCGCCGAGCATATCCAGTGTGGCCTGGGCGGCGGCTTCGTTGGCTTCCACGTAGGCGAGGCGCTTGCCCGCCAGTGAATCCAGGGCGTGGCTGTCGCTTATCACATTGGCGTTGAGATCAAGATTGATGTGGAACCAGAACGTCGAACCGCGATTAGGCTGGCTGTGGAAGGTGATATCACCGCCCATTTCATTGACCAGACGCTGGGTGATAACCAGCCCAAGCCCCGTGCCGCCGTGGCGGCGGGAGATACTGGTATCCGCCTGGCGGAATGCCTGGAATAACCGGGACTGATCGCGCTCAGGAATACCAATACCGGTATCGGTGATGCGGATCTCCAGCTGCACTTTGTTATTGCCGATGGAGCGCTTTTCTACCAGTACGTCAATATTGCCGCTTTCGGTAAATTTAATCGCGTTGCCGACCAGGTTGGTCATAATTTGCTGCAGGCGCAGAGGATCGCCAATCACATTATCCGGCACATCATTTTTGATGTTCAGGGTCAGTTCCAGGCTCTTATCATGGGCCGCATGTGCCAGCAGGGAGATCACCTCATCCATGGCGTTACGCAGCTGGAAAGGAATGCTTTCGAGCATTAATTTCCCGGCCTCCAGTTTGGAGAAGTCCAGCACGTCATTGATGATAGCCAGCAGATTATTTGCCGAGCGCTCAATGGTATGCAGGTGATCCCGCTGGGTGGAGGTTAAGGTGGTTTTGAGTGTCAGGCGGGTAAAGCCAATCACGCCGTTTAACGGGGTGCGCAGCTCGTGAGACATATTGGCCAGAAACTCAGACTTGATCCGCGCGGCCTCCTGGGCGCGTTTTTTCGCCAGGTCCAGCTCCACGTTCTGGATCTCCATCTGTTCGAGGGTTTCGCGCAAATCGGAGGTGGCCTGGTCGATATTGTGCTGCATCTCTTCGTGGTAGGCGGTAAGGGACATGGCCATGGAGTTGATGCCGTTTTTCAGCATATCCAGCTCCCCGAGCATAAAACCTTCTACCCGGCTGTCCAGCTGGCCCCGGCGGATACGGTCAACGGTGTTGACCATGTTGCGAATCGGGCTGGTGACATCACGCATCAGCCGCCAGGAGAAGATCATCGAAATGCTCACGCACAGCAGCAGCAACACACTGGCGGTAAAAATCTCACGGTACTGGCGCAGACGCACAGACTGTAAATCCAGCTCCAGGGCCACGTATCCCAGGGG
This Shimwellia blattae DSM 4481 = NBRC 105725 DNA region includes the following protein-coding sequences:
- the barA gene encoding two-component sensor histidine kinase BarA; this translates as MTNYSLRARMMILILAPTVLIGLLLSLFFVIHRYNDLQRQLEDAGANIIEPLAVSSEYGMNLHNRESIRQLVSVLHRRHSGIVRAISVYDENSRLFVTSNAQLDSKRLQLPPGEPIPPDLEVRRYGDMLIMRTPIISEYYSPDESEVTEAKAAGNPLGYVALELDLQSVRLRQYREIFTASVLLLLCVSISMIFSWRLMRDVTSPIRNMVNTVDRIRRGQLDSRVEGFMLGELDMLKNGINSMAMSLTAYHEEMQHNIDQATSDLRETLEQMEIQNVELDLAKKRAQEAARIKSEFLANMSHELRTPLNGVIGFTRLTLKTTLTSTQRDHLHTIERSANNLLAIINDVLDFSKLEAGKLMLESIPFQLRNAMDEVISLLAHAAHDKSLELTLNIKNDVPDNVIGDPLRLQQIMTNLVGNAIKFTESGNIDVLVEKRSIGNNKVQLEIRITDTGIGIPERDQSRLFQAFRQADTSISRRHGGTGLGLVITQRLVNEMGGDITFHSQPNRGSTFWFHINLDLNANVISDSHALDSLAGKRLAYVEANEAAAQATLDMLGATPLQVIYSPTFTALEPEHYDILLIGFPVTFRTPITMQNERLAKAASMSDCLILGLPCQAQVEAEHLINAGAKACISKPLTSTRLMPLLLDHCNTASPEAEALPRVVHDKLPLVVMAVDDNPANLKLIGALLEDIVQHVVLCNSGRQAIECARQMKLDVILMDIQMPDMDGIRACELIRQLPHQQQTPVVAVTAHAMAGQKEKLLHAGMNDYLAKPIEEDKLYSLLLRYQPGLSTAPRQAHSEPGALLAPAAPAITEPEHSVTLDWSLALRQAAGKADLARDMLHMLLDFIPEVRNTVEEQLVGEDPQGLVDIIHKLHGSCGYSGVPRMKNLCKLLEQQLRNGVPPGELEPELLELLDEMDNVAREAHKILS